Below is a genomic region from Streptomyces roseoviridis.
CCGGGAGCAGATCCGGCAGCTGGACTCGCCGCCGTACGTCCCGATCGCGGGCGCCACCGAGGACGCGCTGGCGACGCTCGCCCGGGGCGTGACGCAGCGGGTGGTCTACTCGCAGGGTTCGCTGGAGCACCCGGGGAAGCTGGCCACGGTGATCGAGCCGTGCATCGAGGCGGGCGAGCAGGCGAGGGTGCTGCCGTCGGTGCCGGTCAAGCTGCTGATCATCGACGAGGCGTACGCCCTGGTGTCGCTGTCGATCCAGGAGGCGGACGTGGTCAACACCGTCCTCGTGGTGCAGCCGTGCGGGCTGCTGTCCGCGCTGGTGGCGCTGTTCGAGCAGTCCTGGCGGAGCGCCCTGCCCTTCCACGGCCGCACCGCGCGCCCGGCCGGTCTGCCGCCGGCCGACCGGCGGTTGCTGCGGCTGCTCGCGGGAGGCGCGAGCGACGAGGTCATCGCCCGGGAGCTGGGGATCAGCCGCCGCACCCTGTTCCGGCGCCTCCAGGTCCTGATGGCGCGGCTCGGCGCGGCGAACCGGTTCCAGATGGCGCTGCAGGCCCAGCGCTCCGGGTGGCTGTGACGGCCGCGTCCGGTCCGGGCCGGGTGGCCCGGCCTCGCACGGGCCCCGCACCGCCCGCGCCCGCCCCGCCCGCCGATCCCTGCGCCGCCCGCCCCGCCCGCCGGGCCCGCGCCGCTCGCCCCGCCCGCCCCGCCCGCGCCGCTCGCGCCCGCCCGGTCCGCGCCCGCCCTGCCCCTCGGGTCGCGCGCCGTTCCCGCTCTCTGCCGGGAACCCGCACATTGTGTACGTGCCGCGAAGCCGGCCTCCTGTGCCGCTCCCCGGTCCGGCACAGCCGGCCGGGCCCTTCTGTCGTGCTTCACCCGATTCCTCCACCGAGCGCAACGGACCGCTGGAATCTGTTACTCCGTTTCGCGGAGAAGTTGTCGCCATCGCGTGAAACATGCTGCACGCCGGTCTCCCGACGTGCAGGAACGAGCCTGACAGGGCGTCAACCGAAGTGGAACGGCCACCCGTTCGCGTGCTTTGATCTGCCGCGCCGCGGCATTCGGATTCCCCCCACCCTGACGAAAGGTGCGCTCCATGCGTAACGACATCGAGACCCTCGAGCTCGACGACAACGCCCTCGACGCCGTCTCCGGCGGTGTCATCAGCGTGAACGGCGGTCTCGCCGGCGCCGCGACCGGTGACGTCGCCACCCTGCTCGGCACCGTCGGCTCCCTGCAGTCCGTGCAGGCCGTCGAGGGCATCGCCACCGGCGTCCCGGGCCTGGCCCAGGGCATCACCGGCGTCTCGGTGAACACCGCCGCCGTGACCGGTCTCGCCGGTCTCTGAGCAGACCCGTCCGTGGACCCCGGGGCGCGGGAGCGCCCCGGGGTCCACGGCCCCCCGCCGCTCTTCACGGCGCAGCGCAGCACAGGCAGTCGAAGGAACAGTCCATGCAATTCCGCCAGAAGGCCCTGTCCAAGCTGCAGTCGCCCGAAGAACTCGACCTGCCGGTGCGGTTCGCCCGGCCCCAGGGCCGTCTCGTCCTGGCCGTCACGGTCCTCGTCATGGCCGTCGCCGGCGTGTGGGCCTTCACCGGCACGGTGACGTCCAAGCTGAGCGCGCCCGGGATCCTCACCCGGCCCGAGGGCCGGTACCTGCTGCAGAGCCCGGTCGCGGGACAGGTGACGGAGCTCCTCGTCGCCGAGGGCGCCCGGGTCTCCCCCGGTCAGCCGCTCGCCGTCGTCCGCACCGAGCGGGGCGACCGGCCGGTGCGCGTCGTGGCCGGCGGCCGACTGGCCGCGCTGCACGTGGCGCCGGGCGCCGTCCTGGCGACCGGCGCGGACGTGGCGACCGTCGAACGCGTCACCGGTGGCGACGACCGCCTCGTGGCCGTCCTGTACGTACCGCCCGGCGCGACCGGCACCGTCCGGACGGGCGCCCGGGTCG
It encodes:
- a CDS encoding helix-turn-helix transcriptional regulator, which gives rise to MSDGRLGEALRLLGVGEAARRVYLALLDAAPAPLGAIGRAAGLAGAELTAAYGELVGAGLASAAAEDGDMVAPVPPAAGLEILARHRAAELEESRIAVGGAFESFRRHRLAAYNDHLVEVVTGDAIAPRMRQAWASAREQIRQLDSPPYVPIAGATEDALATLARGVTQRVVYSQGSLEHPGKLATVIEPCIEAGEQARVLPSVPVKLLIIDEAYALVSLSIQEADVVNTVLVVQPCGLLSALVALFEQSWRSALPFHGRTARPAGLPPADRRLLRLLAGGASDEVIARELGISRRTLFRRLQVLMARLGAANRFQMALQAQRSGWL
- a CDS encoding HlyD family efflux transporter periplasmic adaptor subunit: MQFRQKALSKLQSPEELDLPVRFARPQGRLVLAVTVLVMAVAGVWAFTGTVTSKLSAPGILTRPEGRYLLQSPVAGQVTELLVAEGARVSPGQPLAVVRTERGDRPVRVVAGGRLAALHVAPGAVLATGADVATVERVTGGDDRLVAVLYVPPGATGTVRTGARVDVTLPSVAGGGGAVLRGRVGSVGRAPQTRAQIGGFLGDDGLAAHFTRQGSPVAVLVTLERSGGRPDADDSGTPVTGAVHLSSQRPVDWLLP